In Kwoniella dejecticola CBS 10117 chromosome 4, complete sequence, one genomic interval encodes:
- a CDS encoding 60S ribosomal protein uL15 yields MPTRFSNTRKHRGHVSAGHGRVGKHRKHPGGRGLAGGQHHHRTNFDKYHPGYFGKVGMRHYHLLKNHYYKPTINLDKLISLPEAKVDAPSGTVPVIDLVHLGKFKLLGKGKINQPFIVKTRFVSKLAEEKIKEAGGVVKLVA; encoded by the exons ATGCCTACCCGATTCTCCAACACCCGAAAGCACAGAGGTCACGTTTCCGCCGGTCACGGTCGTGTCGGTAAACACAGAAAACATCCAGGTGGTAGAGGTCTTGCTGGTGGTCAACACCACCACAGAACTAACTTCGACAAG TACCACCCAGGTTACTTCGGTAAAGTTGGTATGAGACACTACCACCTCCTCAAAAACCACTACTACAAGCCCACCATCAACCTTGATAAA CTCATCTCCCTCCCAGAAGCCAAAGTTGACGCTCCTTCCGGTACCGTCCCGGTGATCgacctcgtccaccttggTAAATTCAAGCTC CTCGGTAAAGGAAAGATCAACCAACCGTTCATCGTCAAGACCCGATTCGTCTCCAAGTtggcagaggagaagatcaaggaagctggAGGTGTTGTCAAGCTCGTCGCATAA